A section of the Flavobacteriales bacterium genome encodes:
- a CDS encoding tRNA (cytidine(34)-2'-O)-methyltransferase produces the protein MSGFNVVLVEPEIPNNTGNIGRLCVATESVLHLIHPLGFQIDESRVRRAGLDYWSDLAVHEYDCLEDCIGQVDTQASIHFFSSHGKRSLYSTRISPGDWLIFGKESVGLSQEIRTRFEDRLTRIPFPGKVRSFNLANAVAMVLGEGMRQNSMDH, from the coding sequence ATGAGCGGATTCAATGTGGTGCTTGTCGAGCCGGAGATTCCGAACAATACAGGAAACATCGGTCGACTCTGTGTAGCCACGGAAAGTGTACTGCATCTGATCCATCCATTGGGTTTCCAGATAGATGAGAGTCGGGTGAGAAGAGCAGGTCTGGATTATTGGTCCGATCTGGCCGTTCATGAGTACGATTGCTTGGAAGATTGTATAGGGCAGGTGGATACACAGGCTTCCATCCATTTCTTCTCTTCGCACGGAAAGCGGTCGCTCTATAGTACCCGTATCTCACCTGGAGACTGGTTGATATTCGGAAAAGAGTCGGTCGGGCTCTCTCAAGAGATCCGTACCAGATTCGAAGATCGACTTACACGGATTCCATTTCCTGGAAAAGTACGCAGCTTCAATCTGGCCAATGCCGTGGCCATGGTCCTAGGAGAAGGTATGCGCCAAAACTCAATGGATCATTGA
- a CDS encoding redoxin domain-containing protein, protein MKRILLVSTLIATMQFALAQPDGSVFPDFTFTDIDGQEHHLQSYLDQGKTVVIDVFATWCGVCQSSTGGMEELYTSYGQGGDESLVVLTFERDPSTTNEEAYIDQYGVMSPVITEATDVVANEWNVTYQPRYFVICPDGTFNNEFISPVYDDPSEIVEHAMECAPATSLQEADLSESFRLINTSVDQILLYETSYPVLTYNILDVTGALAQSGRLEQGRDRLDLSALPKGMYLFHVTDGRQVLTKRFIKSD, encoded by the coding sequence ATGAAAAGAATACTACTAGTATCCACCTTGATAGCCACCATGCAATTCGCTCTGGCCCAGCCGGATGGGAGCGTTTTTCCTGACTTCACTTTTACCGATATCGATGGACAGGAACATCACTTGCAATCGTATCTGGATCAGGGAAAAACGGTCGTGATCGATGTATTTGCCACCTGGTGCGGAGTATGTCAGAGCAGTACCGGAGGCATGGAAGAACTCTACACCTCCTATGGTCAAGGGGGTGATGAATCCTTAGTCGTTCTGACCTTTGAGCGGGACCCGAGCACGACCAATGAAGAGGCCTATATCGACCAATATGGAGTCATGTCCCCGGTCATCACTGAGGCCACAGATGTGGTCGCCAACGAATGGAATGTGACCTATCAACCCCGCTATTTCGTGATCTGCCCCGATGGGACCTTCAATAATGAATTCATATCACCGGTCTATGATGACCCGTCTGAGATTGTAGAGCATGCCATGGAATGCGCACCAGCCACCTCACTGCAAGAGGCTGATCTCAGTGAATCATTCCGACTGATCAACACCTCGGTCGACCAGATACTGCTCTATGAGACATCATACCCCGTCTTGACCTACAACATATTGGACGTCACAGGCGCTCTGGCGCAGTCTGGACGATTGGAACAGGGACGTGATCGGCTCGATCTCAGTGCTCTGCCTAAGGGTATGTACCTCTTCCATGTCACGGATGGAAGGCAGGTGCTCACCAAGCGCTTCATCAAAAGCGATTGA
- a CDS encoding TlpA family protein disulfide reductase, with amino-acid sequence MRYLWIFIVLIGACSSPTGPDEQAIGTEAGQLAPPIISTTISGESFDLYALKGDFILLDFWGSWCGPCIREAPQIVALHNDFKDKGLTIVSIAIEKNDKNVAKAARQLGYVWENQLVEESRYVRFNPIASAYDVTEIPSLFLIDPEGKITLSKTTIAEVREKLTASL; translated from the coding sequence ATGAGATACCTCTGGATCTTCATTGTGCTCATAGGAGCATGTTCTTCTCCAACAGGTCCCGATGAACAGGCCATCGGCACAGAAGCGGGGCAGTTAGCTCCACCCATCATCAGTACGACTATTTCGGGTGAATCATTCGACCTCTACGCTCTCAAAGGTGATTTCATATTACTTGATTTCTGGGGTTCTTGGTGCGGTCCATGTATCAGAGAGGCCCCGCAGATAGTCGCTCTGCACAATGACTTCAAGGACAAAGGACTAACCATTGTGAGCATCGCTATCGAGAAGAACGATAAGAACGTGGCTAAGGCTGCTCGGCAGCTAGGATATGTCTGGGAGAATCAGTTGGTCGAAGAAAGCCGATACGTGCGCTTCAATCCTATTGCTTCAGCATATGACGTGACCGAGATACCGAGTCTCTTCCTTATTGATCCAGAAGGAAAGATCACATTATCGAAGACCACTATAGCTGAGGTGCGTG
- a CDS encoding HlyC/CorC family transporter, giving the protein MTELIIWAVLSIAFSFLCSILEAVLLSVTPSYVRGQVSSGTATGQLLEEYKQDIDRPLSAILTLNTLAHTVGAIMVGATAGEIYGENYLTIGGKDIVSYEGAIAGAMTLLILVVSEIIPKTIGANNWKALVPFSVRAIRVILTILLPFVWMSQLITRSLKKEKEKAVLSRADFVAMAELGSSEGILRDTESAIINNVLAFEKQTVRDIMTPRSVTFMLSEETTVAEYMAFPESKTFSRVPIFLGEKDNVTGLILKDDALDVMARENGDIPLSDLRRDIPVVSDDLKLPELLKRISKSRQHMHLVTDDFGHVVGVVTMEDLFENLLGAEIVDESDVVVDLQAHAKEKWEKKIKDQE; this is encoded by the coding sequence GTGACCGAACTTATTATCTGGGCTGTTCTATCTATTGCGTTCTCCTTTCTATGTAGCATTTTAGAAGCCGTGCTCCTATCGGTCACTCCCTCCTATGTCAGGGGGCAGGTGAGCTCGGGAACCGCTACGGGCCAGCTGCTGGAAGAGTATAAGCAGGATATCGATAGACCCCTTTCAGCGATTCTAACCCTCAATACCCTGGCGCATACGGTAGGAGCCATCATGGTAGGAGCCACGGCTGGAGAGATTTACGGAGAGAATTACCTGACCATAGGCGGGAAGGATATCGTGAGTTATGAAGGAGCTATTGCAGGAGCAATGACCCTATTGATCCTCGTAGTCTCTGAGATCATCCCGAAGACCATCGGTGCCAATAACTGGAAAGCATTGGTCCCTTTTTCGGTCCGTGCTATTCGGGTCATCCTTACCATCTTACTCCCATTCGTATGGATGAGTCAGCTGATCACCCGTAGTCTGAAGAAGGAAAAAGAGAAGGCGGTACTATCCCGAGCCGATTTTGTGGCCATGGCAGAATTGGGTTCGAGCGAAGGGATCCTTCGTGATACAGAATCAGCCATCATCAACAATGTATTGGCATTCGAGAAACAGACAGTGAGGGATATCATGACTCCTCGATCGGTCACATTCATGCTTTCTGAAGAGACCACGGTCGCTGAGTATATGGCATTTCCTGAAAGCAAGACTTTTAGCCGGGTACCCATTTTCTTAGGTGAAAAAGACAATGTCACAGGTCTGATACTCAAGGATGATGCCTTGGATGTCATGGCCCGTGAGAATGGGGATATACCATTATCCGATCTACGTAGGGATATACCGGTAGTCTCTGATGATCTGAAACTACCAGAACTGCTCAAGCGCATCTCTAAGAGCAGACAGCATATGCATCTGGTCACTGATGATTTCGGACACGTTGTGGGCGTAGTGACGATGGAAGACCTTTTCGAGAATTTACTTGGTGCTGAAATTGTTGATGAATCCGATGTAGTGGTCGATCTACAGGCCCATGCCAAGGAAAAGTGGGAAAAGAAGATCAAGGATCAGGAATGA